TCGAACTTGTAAATACCCTTTTTACGATTCGTGCGAAATTTTTTGCGAAGCCGCCTCGTACCTCATGCACGGACAGCTTCGCACGCGCACGAACGTCAAGCCAGCGCGGCCTCGATGCGCGTCACCACGACGTCGCGACCGAACAGCACGAGCACCGCGTCGATCGACGGCGTATGCGTCGTGCCCGCCACCAGCAGACGCACCGGCATCGCGAGCTGCGGCATCTTCAGCTTGTGCGTGGCGAGCGTCGCCTTCAGCGCGGCGGACACCGCTTCCTTCGTCCAGTCGGCCGCCTTCAGCGCGGCAGCGAGATCGGCCAGCGCCGGACGCACCGCATCGGTCACGTGCTGCGCGAGCGCGTCGGCGTCGGGTGCCGGCACACGATAGAACATCGCCGCACCTTCCGCGATCTCCTTGACCGTCGTCGCACGATCCTTCATCAAGCCGACCACCGCGTCGAGCGCGGGGCCCGTCGCGATCGCCGCGTCATCGATGCCGAGTGCGTCGAGGAACGGCTTCGCGAGTTCGGCAAGGCGCGCGTTGTCGGCTTCCTTGATGTAATGCGCGTTCAGCCAGCTCAGCTTGCTGTGGTCGTACTGCGCGGGCGACTTGCCGAGATGCTCGAGATCGAACCATTCGACGAACTGCTCGCGCGAGAAGATCTCGGCGTCGCCGTGCGACCAGCCGAGACGCGCGAGATAGTTGACGACGGCTTCCGGCAGGAAGCCCGCGTCGCGGTACGCCATCACGCTCATCGCGCCATGCCGCTTGCTCATCTTCTCGCCCTGCTCGTTCAGCACGGTCGGCAAGTGCGCATAGACGGG
This DNA window, taken from Burkholderia cenocepacia, encodes the following:
- the gltX gene encoding glutamate--tRNA ligase codes for the protein MTRPVRTRFAPSPTGFIHLGNIRSALYPWAFARKMKGTFVLRIEDTDVERSSQEAVDAILEGMQWLGLDFDEGPIYQMQRMDRYREVLAQMLEKGLAYACYMSAEELDALRERQREAGLKPRYDGTWRPEPGKVLPEPPAGVKPVLRFRNPLTGTVVWDDAVKGRVEISNEELDDLVIARPDGTPIYNFCVVVDDMDMGITHVIRGDDHVNNTPRQINILNALGGEPPVYAHLPTVLNEQGEKMSKRHGAMSVMAYRDAGFLPEAVVNYLARLGWSHGDAEIFSREQFVEWFDLEHLGKSPAQYDHSKLSWLNAHYIKEADNARLAELAKPFLDALGIDDAAIATGPALDAVVGLMKDRATTVKEIAEGAAMFYRVPAPDADALAQHVTDAVRPALADLAAALKAADWTKEAVSAALKATLATHKLKMPQLAMPVRLLVAGTTHTPSIDAVLVLFGRDVVVTRIEAALA